Genomic segment of Salvelinus sp. IW2-2015 linkage group LG17, ASM291031v2, whole genome shotgun sequence:
aatctgacatgctggctggattaacaacaagttaagctgtgttttggtgtattgcacttcaCCGGATGtagatgaaaatgatcccgctaaagggatcggaMCGGCAAGAGgttttaagttcctgtatgttgttgtgattacaccatgagttgttaatcataagacatacacccccgcccttcttcttaccagagagatgtttgtttctgtcggcgtgatgcatgaagaaaccgggcggctgtaccgactctgacaacatattccgagtgagccatgtttccgtgaaacagagaatattacaatctctgatgtctctctggaaggcaactcgtgctcTAATTTTGTCCACTTTATTATCTAGAGATTAtacattggtgagtaatatgctcgggagcggtggatgatgtgctcgccttctgagtctgaccagtaggccgctccgtctgcctctcctgcgttgttttgggtcgacctctgggataagatcccatgtccagggtggaggaccgaacaaaggatccgcttcgggaaagacgtattcctgtTGGTAAGTTGTCattgcttttatatccaatagttcttcctggctgtatgtaataacacttgagatttcctgggctaacaatgtaaaaaataatacataaactAATACATWAAAAAAATTATAACTGagtagtttcctaaggacctgaagtgaggcgaccatctctgtcggcgtcaTCTTGCtgtattcttgataccatttgagaGGAAATACTCTgtggaagtttgtggaaatgtgaaattaatgtactAGAATATAACATATTATATCTGGTAAAAgctaatacaaagaaaaaaaatatgcgtattttttctttctttcattgaaacgcaagagaaaggccatgatgtactattccaggttaagcgcaatttagattttggccactagatggcagcagtgtatgtgcaaagttttagacagattcaatgaaccattgcatttctgttcaaaatgtagtATCAAGATTGcctaactttgcaatcattgttttttgtttataaTACATTTCAAGTAAAAAAATCTTAGTCTCAGTATTACTCTGGTACCGTAGATTTGCCCGTGTGCTATTTCACCAGTTGTCATACTGTTGTGCAATTGCATTTTTGAAGCCACCTCAAAAATTTCAAGCATCAAAAGACAGAATCATCTGGGGTTTTTTCAGGGGATAAACATACTTTATTAATTTAAAATATTCTGTAATAAAAAGCTAAGTAGGATTCCTTTCAGGGCGAGGTTCCAACCTCACCCATGCATATTGTTACCCACAAACCAAAATAATTAACGTTAAGTCTATACTTTGACAGGTATGAGTGTCTCAGTGTGAATATATCACAGCTCCTCCCTGTGCTCTttgtcctctttctcttccttggCTGCACTCTGTGTGTCTACACCGGGCTCCtggcccccccctccctcctgttcCCCTTTCTTGTCCTGTTTGTCTGTCCACACGGGGCCGCTGGTGCCGGGCTTGGCCAAGCGGAACTGGGTGGGCCTCAGGTCGGGGTGGCAGGCTTTGGTGGCCCGCAGGCGTCTCACAGAGAAGCGTGAGCCCTCAGTTAGAGCCGGGGTGGACAGGGACATGAAGGTATTCTTCACCCACAGGAGATCTGGGGGCTTGCGATGTTCTGAGTTCCCCGATCGCCGCTGCCAGGTGCACTTGCTGAGCCGGAGCTCCACGCGAGCTTGGGCTGGCTTGAGGGGCCGAGGACTGGGTTTGTGGGTGGGATGGGGTCTGGGGGCCCCTGCTGGGCCTGTGGGTTGGTTGGGACCGGTCTGCAGGGATGGATCATTGTGTGTAGTGACAGGGGCAGGATGGTCAGTGGCATCAGTGCCAGTCAGGGGTACCAAGACAGCCGTCATGGCTACAGGAGAAAATGTGTTTTCACTCACTGACTTCTCCCGAGACACTGATGTTACAGACTCGGTCTTCTGAgtcctgctggtggtgaagggcATTTGGGTGGAGGCACTCTTTGGGTGCTGGGCTTGGAGGGGTACTGCTGTTTTGCTCCTACGGCTGAGAACAGGGACATGGGCAGTCTCGCCATCATACAGTAGCACAAAGTCCCTCTGACTGGCCAGTGGAAGCAGCTTCATTCCACAGCGACACTTGTTGAAGATCTCCAGAGTCAGATCTACAGGAGATAAGGCATAAGAATGTAAGGGCTGACTAGCCTACAGTTGGGTAGTAGCTATCACACATCAGGCTATTTTCAACCCRCcaatagaaaaacagagagaagccACACACAGGCAAACTAACAAATTAAAGGGGAACTGGCGATACATCATCTCGTTATCTTGAATTACAAAGACAAAAAAAGTATTTCCGAACTGAGTTTATTTCTGAGATCAGCTGCATTTGAGGATATCTTGTCAAATTCTTGAGGTAATATCATAGTCCAACAGAACTAATTAAGCCAGTCATGTGAACGGTATTGTGTGCTCACCCAAAGTTTCCACAACAGTACTGGGAATCACTTCCTTCAGGGCCTCACAGTTGGTGTGGAGGGCTGGGTTACAGTTCATCTCCAACAGCCACACCTGGATGAGAACAGACAAAGGCACAGCAAGCACATCAACTGTTAGTTTGACCAACCGCTCACAAATACTTTGAaactcacacacactttacattaaaaaccaatgAGGTGTTTTGCCGACCTTAAAGTCATCGTCAATCATGAAATCACAGCCAATCAGGTCAAAGTACCCCAGTTTACGATCTAGCTTGGCTTTCACAGCGAAGAAACACTGGATCATGATCTGCTGCATTCGCTTCTAATGAATGgataacagacaaacagacagacacaaaggtGTGGGTGGAGAGGATGTCGTTTGTAGTCTCTCCCAGGAGTAAAATCACATCACTTAACTATAAATAACACCAATGATGCTTTCATAATTGGTCCCTGAAGGGTTAACTTAACCATGATGTAAAcctaaaaaaaaactataaaactcACGGCGAAAGCGCCAAGCACCCAGTCCCTAGGCAGACCCTTGGCAACACTGAGCTTGTCATTGACGTAGGTGTTGAATCGATCCATGGACCAGACGGTCTCCTCCTTCAGCACGCTGTAGAGAGGGTTCTTCTTCTGCATGTACTGTGTGGAAACAAAAGGGGGACCAGGATACACATGAATGGCCAGAGAGAGTTGTTGTTACAGGGCCAACAGTTTGAGACTTGATTGGTACCATTATTTTATGACCTGGTTTCTGGTCTATTTTCATGCAATATCCTATGGAGATGCATCTGTTGACAACCTGATTCTGAAATAGTAATACTCTGCTTATATGACTAAACGTGCAGGTCAGGggagcaggttgacatttattgtcatgagtcttgtcctggagcaGAACTGAGCATTTCCCCTTTAGACAGGCCAACTGCAACATCAAAATTGCCTATATTGTAAAGAttcattatattttttgttttactttttgtcttcattgaaggttagggttagacattagggttaacagtgtggttagaGTTTGGTTTAAAatcagctagtgaccactct
This window contains:
- the ttll10 gene encoding protein polyglycylase TTLL10, which translates into the protein MSSENLVEPCPQGETGVRGLPEAQLACGDNTPWVSQSQGRTQEEEVGDSGSLADNNKLQEVTSEPSEGVGKLQEDPQTGLRGNQGTSAARRSGEDGGPGVCLEEQCFSGSRRRSSPRGVVLLPYPERERNRRTEEPRGPGSFFFFGGGNGASIVTSYCESRGWQRIYDKTREDFKLKWCEIKSPVTYYNFKEGEQLLYQIPNNKVLTTKIGLLSSLREYDRFSSKVNHGRGLRRLKIEEFFPITFRMDMRDEREAFFAQQEGMCDEETSMWICKPTGLNQGRGIFLLRSQEDVSAFRLKLQNIAESQCNRTLPFRLPQARIVQQYIQNPLLLKGRKFDVRSYFLIACTSPYMVFFRHGYVRLTCDLYDPNSPNLSSHLTNQYMQKKNPLYSVLKEETVWSMDRFNTYVNDKLSVAKGLPRDWVLGAFAKRMQQIMIQCFFAVKAKLDRKLGYFDLIGCDFMIDDDFKVWLLEMNCNPALHTNCEALKEVIPSTVVETLDLTLEIFNKCRCGMKLLPLASQRDFVLLYDGETAHVPVLSRRSKTAVPLQAQHPKSASTQMPFTTSRTQKTESVTSVSREKSVSENTFSPVAMTAVLVPLTGTDATDHPAPVTTHNDPSLQTGPNQPTGPAGAPRPHPTHKPSPRPLKPAQARVELRLSKCTWQRRSGNSEHRKPPDLLWVKNTFMSLSTPALTEGSRFSVRRLRATKACHPDLRPTQFRLAKPGTSGPVWTDKQDKKGEQEGGGGQEPGVDTQSAAKEEKEDKEHREEL